A genomic stretch from Amycolatopsis sp. 195334CR includes:
- a CDS encoding ornithine carbamoyltransferase gives MTELIAAPAKLARNLLSLNDLGEEDLQYLVSRGAAHAAGAAPGAPLDGKIVGVYFEKTSTRTRTAFSSGALRLGARLITYGPGDLQTNTGETLADTGRVFASMLDVLVARTTLTADRLGELAGHGTMPVINAMNVEEHPTQGLTDLTTLFCHFDRISGLRVLYVGEGNNTAAALALGLTRFAGTHLELRTPPGYGLARPIAATAAEQAVRFGSSITERHDMDGLPGGFDVIYTTRWQTTGTAKADRNWRERFAPFTVHAGLWDDNPEAVFLHDLPAHRGEEVSAEVLDGPMSLAFTQAQHKMHSAMAVLEWCAGGTR, from the coding sequence ATGACCGAGTTGATCGCCGCCCCGGCCAAGCTCGCCAGGAACCTGCTGTCCCTCAACGACCTCGGCGAGGAGGACCTGCAGTACCTGGTCAGCCGGGGCGCGGCGCACGCGGCCGGTGCCGCGCCGGGCGCCCCGCTCGACGGCAAGATCGTCGGCGTCTACTTCGAGAAGACCTCGACCCGCACGCGCACCGCGTTCTCCAGCGGCGCGCTGCGGCTCGGCGCCCGGCTGATCACCTACGGGCCCGGCGACCTGCAGACCAACACCGGGGAGACGCTGGCCGACACCGGCCGGGTGTTCGCCTCGATGCTGGACGTGCTGGTCGCCAGGACCACGCTGACCGCGGACCGGCTGGGCGAGCTGGCCGGGCACGGCACCATGCCGGTGATCAACGCGATGAACGTGGAGGAGCACCCCACCCAGGGGCTGACCGACCTGACCACCCTGTTCTGCCACTTCGACCGGATCAGCGGCCTGCGGGTGCTCTACGTCGGCGAGGGCAACAACACCGCGGCGGCGCTGGCGCTGGGCCTGACCCGGTTCGCCGGCACGCACCTGGAACTGCGCACCCCGCCGGGGTACGGGCTGGCCAGGCCGATCGCGGCCACCGCCGCCGAGCAGGCCGTCCGGTTCGGCTCGTCGATCACCGAACGGCACGACATGGACGGGCTGCCGGGCGGGTTCGACGTCATCTACACCACGCGCTGGCAGACCACCGGCACGGCGAAGGCCGACCGGAACTGGCGCGAGCGGTTCGCGCCGTTCACCGTGCACGCCGGGCTGTGGGACGACAACCCGGAGGCGGTGTTCCTGCACGACCTGCCCGCCCACCGCGGTGAGGAGGTGAGCGCCGAGGTGCTGGACGGGCCGATGAGCCTGGCCTTCACCCAGGCGCAGCACAAGATGCACAGCGCGATGGCGGTGCTCGAGTGGTGCGCCGGCGGGACGCGATGA
- a CDS encoding MFS transporter — MTTAETTTPDRGLRGNRDFLLLWSGAGLSFLGSRLSAFAYPLIVLWATGSAASAGLVGFAAQLPYLLVQLPAGVAVDRFDRRRLLIICDLGRLVAVGSIPLGMIFAGLNLWHLSVVAFVEGAFTVIYRITERAALPSVVPEKHLTTALSRNEAREQAAGLLGQPGAGVLSAVTQWFPFLATAVLHAFSLGTVLMIKKKLQAEPVEAEPQKPLAALMEGLRWMAGHRFARAAAGLIAVSNLLFQVLMLTVLEIVREDGGSQLVAGLVTVVSGIGGVLGALGATFWIRRISLPALVIGANALWAVLVPTTLLAGDPVVLGAVYGLMSYIGAVWTVGVSAYLIGIVPDHLRGRVTSVATLLAYGPLAFGSLLGGFGLTALGVTGTVLAVGGVMGVLTLLAAASPGVRSLSR, encoded by the coding sequence ATGACCACGGCTGAAACCACCACCCCGGACCGGGGGCTGCGCGGCAACCGCGACTTCCTGCTGCTGTGGTCGGGGGCCGGGCTGTCCTTCCTCGGCTCGCGGCTGAGCGCCTTCGCGTATCCGCTGATCGTGTTGTGGGCCACCGGATCCGCGGCTTCGGCCGGGCTGGTCGGCTTCGCCGCGCAACTGCCGTACCTGCTGGTGCAGTTGCCCGCCGGGGTGGCCGTGGACCGCTTCGACCGGCGGCGCCTGCTGATCATCTGCGACCTGGGCAGGCTGGTCGCGGTCGGCAGCATCCCGCTCGGGATGATCTTCGCCGGGCTGAACCTGTGGCACCTGTCGGTGGTCGCCTTCGTCGAAGGCGCGTTCACCGTGATCTACCGGATCACCGAGCGCGCGGCGCTGCCCAGCGTGGTGCCGGAGAAGCACCTGACCACGGCGTTGTCGCGCAACGAGGCCAGGGAGCAGGCCGCCGGGCTGCTGGGCCAGCCCGGCGCCGGGGTGCTCAGCGCGGTGACCCAGTGGTTCCCGTTCCTGGCCACCGCCGTGCTGCACGCGTTCTCGCTCGGCACGGTGCTGATGATCAAGAAGAAGCTGCAGGCCGAACCGGTCGAGGCGGAACCGCAGAAACCGCTGGCCGCGCTGATGGAGGGGCTGCGGTGGATGGCCGGGCACCGCTTCGCCCGCGCGGCGGCCGGGCTGATCGCGGTGAGCAACCTGCTGTTCCAGGTGCTGATGCTGACCGTGCTGGAGATCGTGCGCGAGGACGGCGGCTCGCAGCTCGTGGCGGGGCTGGTGACCGTGGTCAGCGGGATCGGCGGGGTGCTCGGCGCGCTCGGCGCCACCTTCTGGATCCGCCGGATCTCCTTGCCCGCCTTGGTGATCGGGGCCAACGCGCTGTGGGCGGTGCTGGTGCCGACCACGCTGCTCGCCGGGGACCCGGTGGTGCTCGGCGCGGTGTACGGGCTGATGTCCTACATCGGCGCGGTGTGGACCGTGGGGGTGAGCGCGTACCTGATCGGGATCGTGCCGGACCACCTGCGTGGCCGGGTGACCAGTGTGGCCACCCTGCTCGCCTACGGGCCGCTCGCCTTCGGCTCGCTGCTGGGCGGGTTCGGGCTGACCGCGCTCGGGGTGACCGGCACCGTGCTGGCCGTCGGCGGGGTGATGGGCGTGCTGACCTTGCTCGCCGCCGCGAGCCCAGGCGTTCGTTCCCTTTCCCGGTGA
- a CDS encoding non-ribosomal peptide synthetase, translating to MTMQETELYREELVRRRMAGSAAGNRVSIGSADRSAPLRLSFGQRQQWFLNRLDPGSPEYLVPLALRLRGPLDTGALRRVWTELVARHEILRTRYELSGAEPVQLVDPPAEPRWTEIAVPGEAAALARAEQEALRPFDLASEHPLRLTLLRIGEQDHLLLAVFHHIASDEVSQEVLLNELGALYMAFSAGLPSPLPPPAVQYADFAAWQRDFFSEDAIEQHLWYWRDQLADLPRLELPTDHPRPPVRGWRGAGVPVTIPAEVANRMRELARAGDATPFMVLLTAFQCLLARYTGQDDVTVGTVVSGRSHPELEGLLGYVMNTLALRMRISGEPSFEDMLARNRVTVLEALDRQAVPFGRLVDELQPERDMSVTPLFQVAFTLHAVPELGGELAGVRAEYVDLKWQVAKFDLALRLAELPDGSIGGQVEYATDLFDEATARRLAEHYSRLLESIAAAPSAGVHELDVLPAEERALLVRQAGRAEPDPVSRCLHEVFAEVAAKLPDAVAVTCDGAELTYAELNRRANRLAHHLRAVGAAPETLVGVCLDRGHDLVPTLLGVTKSGAGYLPLDPAYPADRLRFMVEDAAAPVVVTTAAHLDLVREVHNGRIVVLDGADAEAIAAAPDTDPEPLSGPENLAYVIYTSGSTGKPKGVCVTHANVHGLLTAAQLHYGFGADDSWSMFHSYAFDVSVWEMWGALLHGGKLVVVPFGVSRSPEEFLDLLVRERVTVLSQTPSAFRSLIAAAEADDPRLADLALSAVVFAGEKLEQRELAPWVKRFGLSRPALINMYGITETCVHSTFYALTEQDLAPGAGNPVGFPLDGERIHLLDRHGNLVPTGMAGEMHVGGHGVARGYLGRPELTAERFVPDPFGAPGDRLYRSGDLARRLPDGSLEFLGRIDHQVKLRGFRIELGEIAAALGEHAAVRDAVVVLREDTPGDKRLVAYLVADGAAPDPGELRALVAKSLPDYMIPAAYVVLDRIPLTTNGKLDRRALPEPDNASVRAAGEVTPPRTVTEARMAAIWRDALDTATLGVHDGFFEIGGDSIRAVGLVGALRTAGFDVSVRDIFEYRTVAQLAAFCDERSAPAPIDTPVEPFELISAEDRALVPDGVTDAYPMSQVQTGMLVEMLAGGSDNIYHNISSFQVKDDQPFSFDALREAASLVVERHEILRTSLHASEFSVPMQLVHAEAPISVGVRDLRGQDEQAQQAALRKFTAAERAALFDLAKPPLIRLFAHVVDNGWWISITECHAVLEGWSFHSLLMEVLTAYGRLRDGQAPELAALPEVRYADFISAELASLESDEDRGYWRELVARQPKMELPQAWKDPEPGLPYRIDLPCADLVDGLRGLATSLGVSIKSVWHAAYLKTMSMLTDQEAFSTGLVCDTRPELLGADRVFGMYLNTVPFAFDRSAGTWRELIQATFAGQTELWPHRRFPLPEMHREAGSADRLIDTFFIYLDFHVVDLGLVDGDTVIDDSPNEFGLTVGVMGDRLMVHARTDVLRRADGDRLAAMFRTVLESMIADPDADARQACLPAGERELVLHAWNRTERPLDSEGLVERVQAVARRQPDAVAVSDDREELTYAQLMGRASAIAGQLPDAGPDLLVAVLADPGARFVSAVLGVLGAGAAYIPLDTAAPEARTARLLADSRAKFVLVTPEHAGHAARAAADTGAQIFVLSDDEHEEWARPRGAEYDLAYVLYTSGSTGAPKGAMVHRRGMVNHLLAKVEDLVLTGTDSVVQNAPLTFDVSVWQMLAALLTGGRVRVVTPACAADPAALFGTVEDEEISVLEVVPSLLRAALDDWDSGAPVPGLASLRWLVVTGEALPPELCTRWFARFPGIPMVNAYGPTECSDDVTHAMITEPLPAEAQLVPIGRAIRNTQLYVLDGHRQPTPIGVPGELYVGGDGVGHGYLADPERTAQAFVPDPFLGKGLLYRTGDRVRYRPDGQLEFIGRRDNQVKIRGQRVELGEVEAALRAVPGVRDAAAKAAGGRLIGYLVGEADREAVRAELAKTVPEHLVPSALLVLDALPLTPNGKVDRKALPDPDRSQLAEEPAVAPRTETERRIAEVWGSVLGVAGLGVTDDFFAVGGDSIRTLTVVAGLRSAGFTVSVRDVFETRTIEALATRLESATGDSGTALAWLRTRDTSPPLYCVHPQGGSAHWFLPLADRMGRSVAAFEAPDGIGEQPVELTELAARYLTELQPDGRFALLGWSSGATLAWEMARQLAAARTPAAALILIDPIGDPAVSPEVVTSDALTDRLAELCAQPEVEPTGEIRSLLSLAGLSADAGDLGAMRRQVYRAQALTRAMYAYRYPVAGTPVRLVITDECAEERHGVLRGLSYPDYLGHWRELAGGGLTVHRVAGEHEEVLRPRRAGELAALIQTLMTDGGPR from the coding sequence ATGACCATGCAGGAAACCGAGCTCTACCGCGAGGAACTGGTGCGCCGCCGGATGGCGGGCAGCGCGGCGGGCAACCGCGTCTCGATCGGCAGCGCCGACCGGAGCGCGCCGCTGCGCCTGTCGTTCGGGCAGCGGCAGCAGTGGTTCCTCAACCGGCTCGACCCGGGCAGCCCGGAGTACCTGGTTCCGCTGGCCCTGCGGCTGCGCGGCCCGCTGGACACCGGCGCGCTGCGCCGCGTGTGGACCGAACTGGTGGCCAGGCACGAGATCCTGCGCACGCGCTACGAACTCTCCGGCGCGGAACCGGTGCAGCTGGTCGACCCGCCCGCCGAGCCGCGGTGGACGGAGATCGCGGTGCCCGGCGAGGCGGCCGCGCTGGCGCGGGCCGAGCAGGAGGCGCTGCGCCCGTTCGACCTGGCGAGCGAGCACCCGCTGCGGCTGACCCTGCTGCGCATCGGCGAGCAGGACCACCTGCTGCTGGCGGTGTTCCACCACATCGCCTCCGACGAGGTGTCGCAGGAGGTGCTGCTGAACGAGCTGGGTGCGCTGTACATGGCGTTCTCCGCCGGGCTGCCGTCACCGCTGCCGCCGCCCGCCGTGCAGTACGCGGACTTCGCCGCCTGGCAGCGGGACTTCTTCTCCGAGGACGCCATCGAGCAGCACCTGTGGTACTGGCGGGACCAGCTCGCCGACCTGCCGCGGCTGGAGCTGCCGACCGACCACCCGCGGCCGCCGGTGCGCGGCTGGCGCGGCGCCGGCGTACCGGTGACCATCCCGGCCGAGGTCGCGAACCGGATGCGGGAGCTGGCCAGGGCCGGGGACGCGACCCCGTTCATGGTGCTGCTGACCGCGTTCCAGTGCCTGCTGGCCCGCTACACCGGCCAGGACGACGTCACCGTGGGCACGGTGGTCTCCGGCCGCAGCCACCCCGAGCTGGAGGGCCTGCTCGGCTACGTGATGAACACGCTGGCGTTGCGCATGCGCATCTCCGGCGAACCGTCCTTCGAGGACATGCTGGCCCGCAACCGGGTCACCGTGCTGGAGGCGCTGGACCGGCAGGCCGTGCCGTTCGGGCGGCTGGTCGACGAGCTGCAGCCGGAACGCGACATGTCGGTGACCCCGCTGTTCCAGGTCGCGTTCACCCTGCACGCGGTGCCCGAGCTGGGCGGTGAACTGGCCGGGGTGCGCGCGGAGTACGTGGACCTCAAGTGGCAGGTGGCCAAGTTCGACCTGGCGCTGCGGCTGGCCGAACTGCCCGACGGCTCGATCGGCGGGCAGGTCGAGTACGCCACCGACCTGTTCGACGAGGCGACCGCGCGGCGGCTGGCCGAGCACTACTCGCGGTTGCTGGAGAGCATCGCCGCCGCCCCGAGCGCCGGGGTGCACGAGCTGGACGTGCTGCCCGCCGAGGAGCGCGCCCTGCTGGTGCGCCAGGCCGGGCGCGCCGAGCCGGACCCGGTTTCCCGGTGCCTGCACGAGGTTTTCGCCGAGGTGGCGGCCAAACTGCCCGACGCGGTGGCGGTCACCTGCGATGGCGCCGAGCTGACCTACGCCGAACTGAACCGGCGGGCCAACCGGCTCGCGCACCACCTGCGCGCGGTGGGCGCGGCCCCGGAAACGCTGGTCGGCGTCTGCCTCGACCGCGGCCACGACCTGGTGCCCACGCTGCTGGGCGTGACCAAGTCGGGCGCGGGGTACCTGCCGCTCGACCCGGCCTACCCGGCCGACCGCCTGCGGTTCATGGTCGAGGACGCCGCCGCCCCGGTGGTGGTGACCACCGCGGCCCACCTGGACCTGGTCCGGGAAGTCCACAATGGACGCATCGTGGTGCTGGACGGGGCGGACGCCGAGGCGATCGCGGCCGCCCCGGACACCGACCCGGAACCGTTGAGCGGCCCGGAAAACCTCGCCTACGTCATCTACACCTCCGGTTCGACGGGCAAGCCGAAGGGCGTCTGCGTCACCCACGCCAACGTGCACGGCCTGCTCACCGCGGCGCAGCTGCACTACGGCTTCGGCGCCGACGACAGCTGGTCGATGTTCCACTCCTACGCCTTCGACGTGTCGGTGTGGGAGATGTGGGGCGCGCTGCTGCACGGCGGGAAGCTGGTGGTGGTCCCGTTCGGCGTCTCGCGGTCGCCGGAGGAGTTCCTCGACCTGCTGGTGCGCGAGCGGGTCACCGTGCTTTCCCAGACGCCGTCGGCCTTCCGCTCGCTGATCGCCGCCGCCGAGGCGGACGACCCGCGCCTGGCCGATCTCGCACTGAGCGCGGTGGTGTTCGCGGGGGAGAAGCTGGAGCAGCGCGAACTCGCGCCGTGGGTGAAGCGCTTCGGGCTGAGCCGTCCGGCGCTGATCAACATGTACGGCATCACCGAGACCTGCGTGCACTCCACCTTCTACGCGCTGACCGAGCAGGACCTGGCGCCCGGCGCCGGCAACCCGGTCGGCTTCCCGCTCGACGGCGAGCGGATCCACCTGCTCGACCGGCACGGCAACCTGGTGCCCACCGGGATGGCCGGGGAGATGCACGTGGGCGGGCACGGGGTGGCGCGGGGATATCTCGGCCGGCCGGAGCTGACCGCCGAGCGGTTCGTGCCCGACCCGTTCGGCGCGCCCGGCGACCGGCTGTACCGCAGCGGTGACCTGGCCCGGCGGCTGCCCGACGGCAGCCTGGAGTTCCTCGGCCGCATCGACCACCAGGTGAAGCTGCGCGGGTTCCGCATCGAACTCGGTGAGATCGCCGCCGCGCTGGGCGAGCACGCGGCCGTGCGCGACGCGGTCGTGGTGCTGCGCGAGGACACCCCCGGCGACAAGCGGCTGGTGGCCTACCTGGTCGCCGACGGTGCCGCGCCGGATCCCGGTGAACTGCGGGCGCTGGTGGCGAAGTCGTTGCCGGACTACATGATCCCGGCGGCCTACGTGGTGCTGGACCGGATTCCGCTGACCACCAACGGGAAACTGGACCGGCGCGCACTGCCCGAGCCGGACAACGCCTCGGTACGCGCGGCGGGTGAGGTGACGCCACCGCGCACGGTGACCGAGGCACGCATGGCCGCGATCTGGCGTGACGCGCTGGACACCGCCACGCTCGGCGTGCACGACGGGTTCTTCGAGATCGGCGGTGACTCGATCCGCGCGGTCGGACTGGTCGGCGCCCTGCGCACGGCCGGGTTCGACGTGTCGGTGCGCGACATCTTCGAGTACCGCACGGTGGCGCAGCTGGCCGCGTTCTGCGACGAGCGGTCCGCGCCGGCGCCGATCGACACCCCGGTCGAGCCGTTCGAGCTGATCTCCGCCGAGGACCGCGCGCTGGTGCCGGACGGGGTCACCGACGCGTACCCGATGTCCCAGGTGCAGACCGGCATGCTGGTGGAGATGCTGGCCGGGGGATCGGACAACATCTACCACAACATCAGCTCGTTCCAGGTCAAGGACGACCAGCCGTTCAGCTTCGACGCGCTGCGCGAGGCGGCCTCGCTGGTGGTCGAGCGCCACGAGATCCTGCGCACCTCCTTGCACGCGAGCGAGTTCTCGGTGCCGATGCAGCTGGTCCACGCCGAGGCGCCGATCTCGGTCGGTGTCCGCGACCTGCGCGGGCAGGACGAGCAGGCGCAGCAGGCCGCGCTGCGGAAGTTCACCGCCGCCGAGCGGGCCGCGTTGTTCGACCTGGCCAAGCCGCCGCTGATCCGGCTGTTCGCGCACGTGGTGGACAACGGCTGGTGGATCTCCATCACCGAATGCCACGCCGTGCTGGAGGGCTGGAGCTTCCACTCGCTGCTGATGGAGGTACTGACCGCGTACGGCAGGCTCCGCGACGGCCAGGCCCCGGAGCTGGCCGCGCTGCCCGAGGTCCGGTACGCCGACTTCATCTCCGCCGAACTCGCTTCGCTGGAGTCGGACGAGGACCGCGGTTACTGGCGCGAACTCGTGGCGCGGCAGCCGAAGATGGAACTGCCGCAGGCCTGGAAGGACCCGGAGCCCGGGCTGCCCTACCGGATCGACCTGCCGTGCGCGGATCTGGTCGACGGCCTGCGAGGGCTGGCCACCTCGCTCGGCGTGTCCATCAAGAGCGTGTGGCACGCGGCCTACCTCAAGACGATGAGCATGCTCACCGACCAGGAGGCGTTCAGCACCGGCCTGGTCTGCGACACCCGGCCCGAACTGCTCGGCGCCGACCGCGTGTTCGGCATGTACCTCAACACCGTGCCGTTCGCCTTCGACCGGTCGGCGGGGACCTGGCGGGAACTGATCCAGGCGACCTTCGCCGGGCAGACCGAGCTGTGGCCGCACCGGCGGTTCCCGCTGCCGGAGATGCACCGCGAGGCGGGCAGCGCGGACCGGCTGATCGACACCTTCTTCATCTACCTCGACTTCCACGTGGTCGACCTCGGCCTGGTCGACGGGGACACGGTGATCGACGACAGCCCCAACGAGTTCGGCCTGACCGTGGGCGTGATGGGCGACCGGCTGATGGTGCACGCCCGGACCGACGTGCTGCGCCGCGCCGACGGCGACCGGCTCGCCGCGATGTTCCGCACGGTGCTGGAGTCGATGATCGCCGACCCGGACGCCGACGCGCGGCAGGCCTGCCTGCCCGCCGGCGAGCGCGAACTGGTGCTGCACGCGTGGAACCGCACCGAACGCCCGCTGGACAGCGAGGGCCTGGTCGAGCGGGTCCAGGCGGTCGCGCGGCGGCAGCCGGACGCGGTGGCGGTCAGCGACGACCGGGAGGAGCTGACCTACGCCCAGCTGATGGGCCGGGCCAGCGCCATCGCCGGTCAGCTGCCCGACGCCGGGCCCGACCTGCTGGTCGCCGTGCTGGCCGACCCCGGCGCGCGGTTCGTCAGCGCGGTGCTGGGCGTGCTGGGCGCGGGCGCGGCCTACATCCCGCTGGACACCGCCGCGCCCGAGGCACGCACCGCGCGCCTGCTGGCCGACAGCCGGGCGAAGTTCGTCCTGGTCACCCCGGAACACGCCGGGCACGCGGCACGGGCCGCCGCCGACACCGGCGCGCAGATCTTCGTGCTCAGCGACGACGAGCACGAGGAGTGGGCGCGCCCGCGCGGCGCGGAGTACGACCTCGCGTACGTGCTCTACACCTCCGGTTCGACCGGGGCGCCCAAGGGCGCGATGGTGCACCGGCGCGGCATGGTCAACCACCTGCTCGCCAAGGTCGAGGACCTGGTGCTGACCGGTACCGACTCGGTGGTGCAGAACGCGCCGCTGACCTTCGACGTGTCGGTGTGGCAGATGCTGGCCGCGCTGCTGACCGGCGGCCGGGTGCGGGTGGTCACCCCGGCGTGCGCCGCCGATCCCGCCGCGTTGTTCGGCACGGTGGAGGACGAGGAGATCTCCGTGCTGGAGGTGGTGCCGTCGCTGCTGCGGGCGGCGCTGGACGACTGGGACTCGGGTGCTCCGGTGCCGGGGCTGGCGTCGCTGCGCTGGCTGGTGGTCACCGGGGAGGCGCTGCCGCCGGAGCTGTGCACCCGGTGGTTCGCCCGGTTCCCCGGCATCCCGATGGTCAACGCCTACGGGCCCACCGAGTGCTCGGACGACGTCACGCACGCGATGATCACCGAGCCGCTGCCCGCGGAGGCCCAGCTGGTGCCGATCGGGCGCGCCATCCGCAACACGCAGTTGTACGTGCTCGACGGCCACCGGCAGCCGACGCCGATCGGGGTGCCGGGTGAGCTGTACGTCGGTGGTGACGGCGTCGGCCACGGGTACCTCGCCGACCCGGAACGCACCGCGCAGGCGTTCGTGCCGGATCCGTTCCTCGGCAAGGGATTGCTGTACCGGACCGGCGACCGCGTCCGCTACCGGCCCGACGGGCAGCTGGAGTTCATCGGCCGCCGGGACAACCAGGTCAAGATCCGCGGGCAGCGGGTGGAACTCGGCGAGGTCGAGGCCGCGTTGCGCGCGGTGCCCGGGGTGCGGGACGCGGCGGCGAAGGCCGCGGGCGGACGGCTGATCGGCTACCTGGTCGGCGAGGCCGACCGCGAGGCCGTGCGCGCCGAACTCGCCAAGACCGTGCCCGAGCACCTGGTGCCGTCGGCGCTGCTGGTGCTCGACGCGCTTCCGCTGACCCCCAACGGGAAGGTGGACCGCAAGGCGCTGCCGGACCCGGACCGCTCGCAGCTGGCCGAGGAGCCGGCGGTGGCGCCGCGCACCGAGACCGAGCGGCGGATCGCCGAGGTCTGGGGCTCGGTGCTCGGCGTGGCCGGGCTGGGCGTGACCGACGACTTCTTCGCCGTCGGCGGGGATTCGATCCGCACGCTGACCGTGGTCGCCGGGCTGCGCTCGGCCGGGTTCACCGTGTCGGTGCGCGACGTGTTCGAGACCCGGACGATCGAGGCGCTGGCCACGCGGCTGGAATCCGCGACCGGGGACAGCGGGACCGCGCTGGCCTGGTTGCGCACCAGGGACACCAGCCCGCCGCTGTACTGCGTGCACCCGCAGGGCGGCAGCGCGCACTGGTTCCTCCCGCTGGCCGACCGGATGGGCCGCTCGGTGGCCGCCTTCGAGGCGCCGGACGGGATCGGCGAGCAGCCGGTGGAGCTGACCGAACTGGCCGCGCGGTACCTGACCGAGCTCCAGCCGGACGGCCGGTTCGCGCTGCTGGGCTGGTCGTCGGGCGCGACGCTGGCGTGGGAGATGGCGCGGCAGCTGGCCGCGGCCCGCACCCCGGCTGCGGCGTTGATCCTGATCGACCCGATCGGCGACCCGGCGGTGTCCCCGGAGGTGGTCACCAGCGACGCGCTCACCGACCGGCTCGCGGAACTGTGCGCCCAGCCGGAGGTGGAGCCGACCGGCGAGATCCGGTCGCTGCTGAGCCTGGCCGGGTTGTCCGCCGACGCCGGTGACCTCGGCGCGATGCGCCGCCAGGTGTACCGGGCGCAGGCGCTGACCCGCGCGATGTACGCCTACCGCTACCCGGTGGCCGGCACGCCGGTCCGGCTGGTGATCACCGACGAGTGCGCCGAGGAACGGCACGGCGTGCTGCGCGGCCTGTCGTACCCGGACTACCTGGGCCACTGGCGGGAGCTGGCCGGTGGCGGGCTGACCGTGCACCGGGTGGCCGGTGAGCACGAGGAGGTCCTGCGCCCGCGGCGGGCCGGTGAACTCGCCGCGCTGATCCAGACGCTGATGACCGATGGAGGCCCCCGATGA